A genomic region of Mycolicibacterium poriferae contains the following coding sequences:
- a CDS encoding energy-coupling factor ABC transporter ATP-binding protein: MPAARLAGRPHPAANPVQMVLQEPDDQIVGAVRADVSFGPVNLGLARAEVMARVDEAMDALDIGDLADRTPNHLSFGQRKRVAIAGAVAMRPQVLLLDEATAGLDPKAVHDLLDTLTALSRAGTAVVLATHDVDVAWTWSQDTLILSEHTVRRGPTHELLCDDALLADARLATPWVQRCHGD; encoded by the coding sequence GTGCCCGCTGCGCGCCTCGCGGGCCGACCGCACCCGGCTGCGAACCCGGTCCAGATGGTGCTGCAGGAGCCGGACGATCAGATCGTGGGCGCCGTGCGTGCGGACGTGTCATTCGGTCCGGTCAACCTGGGCCTGGCGCGCGCTGAGGTGATGGCCCGCGTCGACGAGGCGATGGATGCGCTGGACATCGGCGATCTCGCCGACCGGACCCCCAACCACTTGTCCTTCGGGCAGCGCAAGCGCGTGGCCATCGCCGGCGCGGTCGCCATGCGGCCGCAGGTCCTGCTCCTGGACGAGGCCACCGCCGGCCTGGACCCGAAAGCGGTGCACGACCTGCTGGACACGCTCACCGCGCTGTCGCGCGCGGGTACCGCCGTCGTCCTGGCCACCCACGACGTCGACGTCGCCTGGACATGGTCGCAGGACACCCTCATCCTCAGCGAGCACACCGTGCGCCGCGGACCGACCCACGAGCTGCTGTGCGACGACGCTCTGCTCGCCGACGCTCGGCTGGCCACGCCGTGGGTGCAGCGGTGTCACGGCGACTGA